In a single window of the Notamacropus eugenii isolate mMacEug1 chromosome 4, mMacEug1.pri_v2, whole genome shotgun sequence genome:
- the AARD gene encoding alanine and arginine-rich domain-containing protein, whose amino-acid sequence MRYKHSSLNGVIYPCSRVTRLNPLLKFPTSTFSAMKERERGGEGGSTALGLRSRLKGGPGTGPLCPLLPGFPSGDQHGGLSAEAQEEDVTSSLLLEDLQRRLRSAFRSPSLEPGKQQQEPQQSWEGPRGRATAVQEVLRKARIDGALSWLRAELLIKSPSWIFSPMRFQNWQLAKTLVDLNLEMQQLKVENELSTASEYPTLGKITVSSE is encoded by the exons ATGCGGTACAAGCATTCTTCTTTAAACGGAGTGATTTACCCTTGCTCTCGGGTTACCCGGCTGAACCCTCTTCTCAAATTTCCCACATCTACTTTCTCTGCAATGAAAGAgcgggaaagaggaggagaaggtg GTAGCACTGCCCTGGGACTTCGGAGCAGACTGAAGGGAGGTCCAGGCACTGGACCACTTTGCCCTCTCCTTCCCGGCTTCCCTTCTGGGGATCAGCACGGAGGCTTGAGTGCAGAAGCGCAGGAGGAGGACGTCACCTCTAGCTTGTTGCTGGAGGACCTCCAGAGGCGGCTTCGGAGCGCTTTCCGCAGCCCCTCACTGGAGCCTGGGAAGCAGCAACAGGAACCGCAGCAGTCCTGGGAAGGCCCCCGGGGGCGGGCCACTGCTGTGCAGGAGGTGCTGCGCAAGGCGCGCATCGACGGAGCCCTATCTTGGCTGCGGGCAGAACTG CTAATAAAATCTCCCTCGTGGATTTTTTCCCCGATGCGTTTCCAGAATTGGCAGCTTGCCAAAACTTTGGTGGATTTAAACTTGGAAATGCAGCAACTGAAGGTTGAAAATGAACTGTCCACAGCTTCTGAATATCCAACCCTGGGAAAGATCACTGTGAGCTcagaataa